A single region of the Pseudomonas sp. B21-023 genome encodes:
- a CDS encoding SCP2 domain-containing protein: MLLAGLLASVEHGLNRVLRLDSTALPRLAALEGKVIEIDCVQPALKLFVLPDEEGLMLAAHWESEVDCTLRAPAGRLAQLALAKDKTAVLHSPQVELHGDSAVLLDLFGILQDLELDWEHELQRWLGPVPTALIAGHLRLRARWTRQGLARFGENLSEYLAEESRTLVGKREAEAAFSELDTLKVDIERLEARLRRLAHTLDTSDNA; encoded by the coding sequence ATGCTCCTGGCCGGCCTGCTCGCCAGCGTCGAGCACGGGCTCAACCGTGTCCTGCGCCTGGACAGCACCGCCCTCCCGCGCCTGGCGGCGCTGGAAGGCAAGGTAATCGAGATCGACTGCGTGCAGCCGGCCCTGAAGCTGTTCGTGCTGCCCGACGAGGAAGGCCTGATGCTTGCCGCCCATTGGGAAAGCGAGGTCGACTGCACCCTGCGCGCCCCCGCCGGGCGCCTGGCACAGTTGGCGCTGGCCAAAGACAAGACCGCGGTACTGCACAGCCCCCAGGTCGAGCTGCATGGCGACAGCGCCGTGCTGCTCGACCTGTTCGGCATCCTGCAGGACCTGGAACTGGACTGGGAACACGAGTTGCAGCGTTGGCTGGGGCCGGTGCCCACCGCGCTGATCGCCGGCCACCTGCGCCTGCGCGCGCGCTGGACCCGCCAGGGCCTGGCCCGCTTCGGCGAGAATCTGTCCGAGTACCTTGCCGAGGAATCGCGTACCCTGGTCGGCAAACGCGAAGCCGAAGCGGCATTCAGCGAACTCGATACGCTGAAGGTCGATATCGAACGCCTCGAGGCACGCCTGCGCCGCCTCGCCCACACTCTTGATACCAGCGATAACGCATGA
- a CDS encoding DUF6543 domain-containing protein, translating into MQFAHRPSLREVVAAAGFDALAARYPWIRKNHPELQSVKNFSILPGQDEEPAAQPGNLVDTLLGHFLTGQPMALKPTDQFSLNPPAIFRPQNDAPTIDIRMADLNTDYDDVLAILCERFQQAQVSFWNSREGDSDVTRLRWMQQVLKAALLGTLERQGLDSDQKALLYATLAQSDTSANVQGVQASLGNPGSTVHLVLPDLLITGKKETRDLILWCKPSGTVRGFTELAAFAVALRDELSEHHVFDTMSWACTALAEDPFGYQARQLLNAMLQQIDRVQLDAIEQTSDLEEAYSLLSDPSSTFPASFKLEQWTPAIPLPDWLENATLTDRFQYHMALLDLSAQQMLKQGESSLDGIEDLQQYTVRRLREYMRNDHPAEPPCHPDQVQITVSQVVQVSSEGPARLEYLKTISLTELAISRLPLGSGQVASAIQLADQQALSSWLDLDYVAALIAAVDVGGQYPSFVHDQLQKGNDTDKHRQLFAEEWRAALLLSALQAKIGGQLSERTWQVVADFCHRKAHASASLSLAPLSFNSVPGGPKANRVHGMFVIHVPATEAWILYRSLNAAQAVRQFESQGHLMAAIRTEQRLQQDILAWLDDEARPIYADDGFTHPHLHSGLTELAHLLGPGSELAAEAIERLRAPATLAFTPPTGDLDRSMFQARADVLLLLASRQSTSNAQQRWAMVVQFAWLAFNTVTPLLRGPAGLIAWLVTALLSIKDDLTALTKGSSGEKVLATADILLNLAMLLVHGSSPTHVEPELALQPRPRRGCGATTKQQPEQKTWQAPLEQPKPAALNVRQWGHDQRLGNLPREARAALVTLRAHVSLNEHSALASSRMRGLYKVDDRYYVKLQDVAYEVEESWSGMRIIGPEVSQSEWSQTWGAEPDGYYIVGRERSRGPWLERWNGEWMLNLHMPGGMPDDMPKTAKALIDEKKQAFKAMQERRMANDQKLTSTETFVERYLERVKPYDEAHLAFEQALNDYPGVAPDDLPEDLQIQRQALRTLRNEARVNLDVLARTFEKQAGLIKDQVQLYASMSDPKYARFDPKAAASFARGQWSEQLLTADLQHFRRLLEMNDYDTLKDQSRRLQQLPFGQQQAALYLEFSKNVEATLGTHRRLFNASQRLDQDLSEALADGQVQFSGKRKMLDRIITSRRYSTLIVRAQILSDLYQLVVKRDQLTAENFETILLLQKTLRSKQLHEALLSHDSLAAARLEPQAQKEPLESALREYKLSRSNAEYLLSGDIPAMDSSRLNEYITELNALITLAENDLAHVSAAADTQEAVLEPPLTHKVRPVRRKVIRTTRGTSLVVEQAEEGSEAVQVDPLTGQTIARYQPEGDCWKAVTQSPPTPDYARLRRTGADLLAQHNARVAHASRHLKGPNDLADQLDFYIQDMANTAKDLRNGPDQGHSLATRLDQAIAEVQAEKKRLLTIAYLGTLQPDSKALRFLVEAGEIEIKLTRSRKKLKANDFLDVYDIYRLQPRQKLWEAHFHYTTANVDARRFAKGHLKFPDAMSRDERLERALAPAERNEIYRGDLRLEQIDDLIPFPDN; encoded by the coding sequence ATGCAGTTCGCCCACCGCCCAAGCTTGCGTGAGGTCGTTGCCGCCGCGGGTTTCGACGCACTCGCCGCACGCTATCCGTGGATCCGCAAGAACCACCCAGAACTGCAATCGGTAAAAAACTTCAGCATCCTGCCTGGCCAGGATGAAGAACCCGCGGCACAACCAGGCAACCTGGTCGACACCTTGCTTGGGCATTTCCTCACGGGCCAGCCCATGGCACTCAAGCCCACGGACCAGTTCAGCCTGAACCCGCCGGCCATCTTTCGTCCTCAGAACGACGCGCCGACCATCGACATTCGCATGGCCGACCTGAACACGGATTACGACGATGTCCTTGCGATTCTCTGCGAGAGATTTCAACAGGCACAGGTCAGTTTCTGGAACAGCCGCGAGGGTGACTCGGATGTGACCCGTCTGCGCTGGATGCAGCAGGTGCTGAAGGCCGCACTGCTCGGCACGCTCGAGCGCCAAGGCCTGGACAGTGACCAGAAGGCCTTGCTGTACGCCACGCTCGCTCAATCCGATACGTCGGCCAACGTGCAGGGTGTGCAAGCCTCACTCGGCAACCCGGGCAGCACGGTTCATCTGGTACTGCCGGACCTGCTCATCACGGGCAAAAAAGAGACGCGCGACCTGATCTTGTGGTGCAAGCCCTCTGGCACCGTACGTGGCTTCACCGAGCTCGCGGCCTTTGCAGTCGCCCTTCGCGACGAGCTCTCCGAGCACCATGTGTTCGACACGATGTCCTGGGCCTGCACGGCCCTGGCCGAAGACCCGTTCGGCTATCAGGCCAGGCAACTGCTCAACGCCATGCTGCAACAGATTGACCGCGTGCAACTTGATGCAATCGAACAGACAAGCGATCTGGAAGAGGCCTACAGCCTGCTGAGCGATCCTTCATCGACATTCCCGGCCTCCTTCAAGCTCGAGCAATGGACACCCGCGATCCCCCTCCCTGACTGGCTGGAAAACGCCACGCTGACGGATCGATTCCAGTACCACATGGCGTTGCTGGATCTGTCGGCGCAGCAAATGCTGAAACAGGGTGAGTCATCCCTGGACGGAATCGAAGACTTGCAGCAGTACACGGTTCGCCGCCTACGCGAGTACATGCGCAATGACCACCCGGCCGAGCCGCCTTGCCACCCTGACCAGGTGCAGATCACCGTTTCGCAGGTGGTGCAGGTGTCCTCCGAGGGGCCGGCGAGGCTTGAGTACCTGAAAACCATCAGCCTGACCGAACTGGCCATTTCACGCCTGCCCTTGGGCAGCGGCCAGGTAGCTTCAGCCATCCAACTGGCCGATCAACAGGCGCTGAGCAGCTGGCTGGACCTTGACTACGTCGCTGCACTGATCGCTGCCGTGGATGTTGGTGGCCAGTATCCGTCCTTTGTCCACGACCAGTTGCAAAAGGGCAACGACACCGACAAACACCGCCAGCTTTTCGCCGAAGAATGGCGTGCAGCCCTGCTGCTGAGCGCACTACAGGCCAAGATCGGTGGCCAGCTGAGCGAGCGAACCTGGCAGGTCGTTGCAGACTTTTGCCACCGTAAAGCCCACGCCAGCGCATCGCTGAGCCTGGCTCCGCTGTCATTCAACAGCGTCCCGGGTGGCCCGAAGGCCAACCGGGTGCATGGCATGTTCGTCATCCACGTCCCCGCCACAGAGGCCTGGATACTCTACCGGTCCTTGAACGCCGCGCAGGCTGTCAGGCAGTTCGAAAGCCAAGGGCACCTGATGGCAGCAATCCGGACTGAGCAGCGCCTGCAGCAGGACATCCTCGCCTGGCTGGATGACGAAGCCCGCCCCATTTATGCCGATGATGGCTTCACTCATCCGCACTTGCACAGTGGCCTGACTGAACTGGCGCACTTGCTGGGGCCCGGTTCCGAGCTGGCCGCCGAGGCGATCGAACGCCTGAGGGCACCGGCCACTTTGGCCTTCACTCCACCGACCGGCGACCTGGACAGGTCGATGTTTCAGGCCAGGGCCGACGTGCTTCTGTTACTGGCTTCACGCCAGAGCACCTCGAATGCCCAACAACGCTGGGCGATGGTCGTGCAATTCGCGTGGCTGGCATTCAACACGGTCACGCCGCTCCTGCGTGGGCCTGCAGGCCTGATCGCCTGGCTGGTGACAGCCCTGCTCAGCATCAAGGATGACCTGACAGCCTTGACCAAAGGAAGCAGCGGAGAAAAGGTGCTCGCCACAGCCGACATACTGCTGAACCTGGCCATGCTGCTGGTCCACGGCTCCAGCCCAACCCACGTCGAACCTGAGCTGGCGCTGCAGCCCAGGCCACGGCGTGGCTGCGGCGCGACCACAAAGCAGCAACCTGAGCAAAAAACCTGGCAAGCCCCCCTCGAGCAACCCAAGCCTGCAGCGCTCAACGTCAGACAATGGGGTCACGATCAGCGGCTCGGCAACTTGCCCCGCGAAGCCCGTGCCGCCCTCGTCACGCTACGCGCCCATGTCAGCCTGAACGAACACAGTGCGCTGGCCAGCAGCCGCATGCGCGGCCTGTACAAGGTGGACGACCGCTACTACGTAAAACTGCAGGATGTCGCCTATGAAGTTGAGGAGAGCTGGAGCGGCATGCGCATCATTGGCCCGGAGGTCAGCCAGAGCGAATGGTCGCAAACCTGGGGGGCGGAGCCTGACGGGTACTACATTGTCGGCCGCGAACGCAGCCGCGGTCCTTGGCTGGAGCGCTGGAATGGCGAATGGATGCTGAACCTGCACATGCCAGGCGGCATGCCAGACGACATGCCAAAAACGGCAAAGGCGTTGATCGATGAAAAAAAGCAGGCCTTCAAGGCAATGCAGGAACGCCGAATGGCGAATGACCAAAAACTCACCAGCACGGAAACGTTCGTCGAGCGCTATCTTGAGCGGGTGAAACCGTATGACGAAGCCCATTTGGCATTCGAGCAGGCTCTGAACGATTACCCCGGCGTCGCCCCCGACGACCTGCCGGAAGACCTGCAGATACAGCGGCAGGCACTACGGACGCTGCGCAACGAGGCACGGGTGAACCTGGATGTACTGGCACGCACCTTCGAAAAACAGGCCGGGCTGATAAAGGACCAGGTGCAGCTGTACGCCAGTATGAGCGACCCCAAATACGCCAGGTTCGACCCCAAGGCCGCCGCATCCTTTGCCCGTGGCCAGTGGTCGGAACAGTTGCTGACCGCCGACCTGCAACATTTCCGCCGCCTGCTCGAAATGAATGACTACGACACACTCAAAGACCAGTCGCGTCGGCTCCAGCAACTGCCTTTCGGCCAGCAGCAGGCAGCGCTGTATCTGGAGTTCAGCAAGAACGTCGAGGCAACGCTGGGTACCCATAGACGCCTATTCAACGCCAGCCAACGGCTTGACCAGGACCTCAGCGAGGCTCTGGCAGATGGGCAGGTCCAGTTCTCGGGCAAACGCAAGATGCTCGATCGCATCATCACCAGCCGGCGATACTCCACACTGATCGTTCGAGCCCAGATCCTGAGCGACTTGTATCAGTTGGTGGTGAAGCGAGACCAGCTGACCGCGGAAAACTTCGAAACCATCCTGCTCTTGCAAAAGACCTTGCGCAGCAAACAGCTCCATGAAGCGCTGCTGAGCCACGACAGCCTGGCCGCTGCCCGCCTGGAGCCGCAAGCACAGAAGGAGCCGCTGGAGAGCGCGCTGCGCGAATACAAACTGTCACGGAGCAATGCCGAATATTTACTATCCGGGGATATTCCGGCGATGGACAGCAGCAGGCTCAATGAATACATCACTGAGCTGAACGCACTGATAACGCTGGCCGAGAATGACCTTGCCCATGTTTCTGCCGCCGCGGATACGCAGGAGGCAGTGCTCGAACCGCCCCTGACGCACAAGGTGCGTCCAGTGAGACGCAAAGTGATCCGCACCACCCGCGGCACATCACTGGTCGTCGAACAGGCCGAGGAAGGCAGCGAAGCCGTGCAGGTCGATCCGCTGACAGGACAGACCATTGCGCGCTATCAGCCTGAAGGTGATTGCTGGAAAGCTGTAACGCAAAGCCCGCCGACACCCGACTACGCTCGCCTGCGCCGCACCGGCGCCGACCTTTTAGCTCAGCACAATGCCAGGGTCGCCCACGCCTCCCGCCATCTGAAGGGCCCTAACGACCTGGCAGACCAGCTTGATTTCTACATTCAGGACATGGCCAACACCGCAAAGGATTTGCGTAACGGCCCGGATCAAGGGCACTCACTCGCCACCAGGCTGGATCAGGCGATTGCCGAGGTACAGGCAGAAAAGAAACGGCTCTTGACCATCGCCTACCTTGGCACCCTGCAGCCGGATAGCAAAGCCCTGCGTTTCCTGGTGGAGGCGGGCGAAATCGAGATCAAGCTGACCCGAAGCCGCAAGAAGCTCAAGGCCAACGACTTTCTGGATGTGTATGACATTTATCGCCTGCAACCCAGGCAGAAGCTCTGGGAAGCGCATTTCCACTACACCACTGCCAATGTCGATGCCCGGCGCTTCGCCAAAGGCCATTTGAAGTTCCCGGACGCCATGAGTCGCGACGAGCGCCTGGAACGTGCATTGGCCCCGGCAGAGCGCAATGAGATCTATAGAGGTGATCTACGTCTGGAGCAGATCGACGACCTGATCCCGTTCCCCGACAACTGA
- the ubiB gene encoding ubiquinone biosynthesis regulatory protein kinase UbiB, with translation MKLLAVRRLLRIQRVVIRYRLDDLLFEQPLLPWWLASLRLLMPWRWLPRKSLELSRGARLRLALQDLGPIFIKFGQLLSTRRDLLPTDIADELMLLQDRVPPFDPQHAVALIEAQLGAKVGEVFSRFDVEPLASASVAQVHAARLKSGEEVVVKVVRPGLKPVIAQDLAWLFLIAKAAERASADARRLHPVEIVGDYEKTIYDELDLLREAANASQLRRNFEGSELMYVPQVYWDLCRPKVLVMERIYGVPVTDMATLADQRTDMKMLAERGVEVFFTQVFRDSFFHADMHPGNIFVSTVKPWSPQYIAIDCGIVGSLTAEDQDYLARNLIAFFKRDYRRVAQLHIDSGWVPAQTKVNEFEAAIRTVCEPIFEKPLKDISFGQVLMRLFQTARRFNMEVQPQLVLLQKTLLNIEGLGRQLYPDLDLWSTAKPFLERWMRERMSPKAVIGNLYSQAEQLPHLADMTRDLLERLSQPHLHDPQLPERRRAGDNWALRLLGAGLLGGGATLAAGAVSLSAPAAWPAWLMLAAGLYLIVRR, from the coding sequence ATGAAGCTGCTCGCCGTCCGCCGTCTGTTGCGCATCCAGCGCGTCGTGATCCGCTACCGCCTCGATGACCTGCTGTTCGAACAACCCCTGCTGCCTTGGTGGCTGGCCAGCCTGCGCCTGCTGATGCCGTGGCGCTGGTTGCCGCGCAAGTCCCTGGAGCTGAGCCGCGGCGCACGCCTGCGCCTGGCGCTGCAGGACCTGGGGCCGATCTTCATCAAGTTCGGCCAGTTGCTCTCCACCCGCCGCGACCTGCTGCCCACCGACATCGCCGACGAGCTGATGCTGCTGCAGGACCGCGTGCCACCCTTCGACCCGCAGCACGCCGTGGCGCTGATCGAAGCACAGCTCGGTGCCAAGGTGGGCGAGGTGTTCAGCCGTTTCGACGTTGAGCCGCTGGCCTCGGCTTCGGTGGCCCAAGTACACGCCGCACGCCTGAAGAGCGGTGAGGAAGTGGTGGTCAAGGTGGTGCGCCCAGGCCTGAAACCGGTCATCGCCCAGGACCTGGCCTGGCTGTTCCTGATCGCCAAGGCCGCCGAGCGCGCCTCGGCCGATGCCCGTCGCCTGCACCCGGTGGAAATCGTCGGCGACTACGAAAAGACCATCTACGACGAACTCGACCTGCTGCGCGAGGCCGCCAATGCCAGCCAGCTGCGGCGCAACTTCGAAGGCTCCGAGCTGATGTACGTACCCCAGGTCTACTGGGACCTGTGCCGGCCCAAGGTGCTGGTGATGGAGCGTATCTATGGCGTGCCGGTCACCGACATGGCGACGCTCGCCGACCAGCGCACCGACATGAAGATGCTGGCCGAGCGCGGCGTCGAGGTGTTCTTCACCCAAGTGTTCCGCGACAGCTTCTTCCATGCCGACATGCACCCCGGCAACATCTTCGTCAGCACGGTCAAGCCGTGGAGCCCGCAATACATCGCCATCGACTGCGGTATCGTCGGCAGCCTCACTGCCGAGGACCAGGACTACCTGGCCCGCAACCTGATCGCCTTCTTCAAGCGCGACTACCGCCGCGTGGCCCAGCTGCATATCGATTCGGGCTGGGTACCGGCGCAGACCAAGGTCAACGAGTTCGAAGCGGCGATCCGCACCGTTTGCGAGCCGATCTTCGAAAAGCCGCTCAAGGACATCTCCTTCGGCCAGGTGCTGATGCGCCTGTTCCAGACGGCCCGACGCTTCAACATGGAGGTCCAGCCACAGCTGGTATTGCTGCAGAAGACCCTGCTCAATATCGAAGGCCTGGGCCGCCAGCTCTACCCCGACCTGGACCTGTGGAGCACCGCCAAGCCCTTCCTCGAACGCTGGATGCGCGAGCGCATGAGCCCGAAAGCGGTAATCGGCAACCTCTACAGCCAGGCCGAGCAACTGCCGCACCTGGCCGACATGACCCGCGACCTGCTCGAACGCCTGTCGCAACCGCACCTGCACGACCCGCAACTGCCCGAGCGCCGCCGCGCCGGCGACAACTGGGCGCTGCGCCTGCTTGGCGCCGGACTGCTCGGTGGTGGCGCCACCCTGGCGGCCGGTGCGGTCAGCCTCAGCGCCCCGGCCGCCTGGCCCGCGTGGTTGATGCTGGCAGCGGGCCTGTACCTGATCGTGCGCCGATAG
- a CDS encoding phasin family protein, whose amino-acid sequence MAGKKNTEKEGSSWIGGIEKYSRKIWLAGLGIYSKVDQDGPKLFDSLVKDGEKAEKQAKKTAEDVAESAKSSTNSRVSGVKDRALGKWSELEEAFDKRLNSAISRLGVPSRNEIKALHQQVDSLTKQIEKLTGASVTPISKASASKTAAKPLAKAAAKPAAKTAAAKPAAKTAAAKPAVKAAAKPVAAKPAAKPAAAKKPAVKKAAPAKPAAAKSAAPAPAATAAPAPSAAPASSTPSAPVNAANQA is encoded by the coding sequence ATGGCTGGCAAGAAGAACACCGAGAAAGAAGGCAGCTCCTGGATCGGCGGAATCGAGAAGTACTCCCGCAAGATCTGGTTGGCTGGCCTGGGTATCTACTCCAAGGTCGACCAGGACGGTCCGAAGCTGTTCGATTCGCTGGTGAAGGACGGCGAGAAGGCCGAGAAACAGGCGAAGAAAACCGCCGAAGACGTGGCCGAAAGCGCCAAGTCGTCGACCAACTCGCGAGTGTCGGGCGTGAAGGATCGCGCGCTGGGCAAGTGGAGCGAGCTGGAGGAAGCCTTCGACAAGCGTCTGAACAGCGCCATCTCGCGCCTGGGCGTGCCCAGCCGCAATGAGATCAAGGCCCTGCACCAGCAGGTCGATTCGCTGACCAAGCAGATCGAGAAACTGACCGGTGCCTCGGTCACCCCGATCTCCAAGGCCAGCGCCAGCAAGACGGCCGCCAAGCCATTGGCCAAGGCGGCCGCCAAGCCTGCGGCCAAGACCGCTGCGGCAAAACCTGCGGCGAAAACCGCGGCGGCCAAGCCTGCGGTCAAGGCTGCGGCCAAGCCTGTAGCGGCCAAGCCCGCTGCCAAACCGGCAGCAGCCAAGAAACCTGCCGTGAAGAAAGCGGCGCCGGCCAAGCCTGCCGCAGCCAAGTCCGCCGCACCGGCGCCTGCTGCCACCGCAGCCCCGGCACCGAGCGCGGCTCCGGCCAGCAGCACCCCGTCGGCACCGGTGAACGCGGCCAACCAGGCCTGA
- a CDS encoding TetR/AcrR family transcriptional regulator: MKTRDRILECALQLFNRQGEPNVSTLEIANELGISPGNLYYHFHGKEPLVIGLFERFEEQLMPLLDPPLDVRLDAEDYWLFLHLIVERMAQYRFLFQDLSNLTGRLPKLARGMRSLINALKRTLAALLASLKGQGQVTSETQALGQLVEQITLTLMCSLDYQRVLGREGDVGVVVYQVMMLVAPHLQAPARMAAEQLAMRYLEG, from the coding sequence ATGAAGACCCGCGACCGTATCCTCGAATGTGCCTTGCAGCTGTTCAATCGCCAGGGCGAACCGAACGTCTCGACCCTGGAGATCGCCAACGAACTGGGGATCAGCCCAGGCAACCTGTACTACCACTTCCACGGCAAGGAGCCGTTGGTGATCGGCCTGTTCGAACGCTTCGAAGAGCAATTGATGCCACTGCTCGACCCGCCGCTGGACGTACGCCTGGATGCCGAGGACTACTGGCTGTTCCTGCACCTGATCGTCGAACGCATGGCCCAGTACCGTTTCCTGTTCCAGGACCTGTCCAACCTCACCGGGCGTCTGCCCAAGCTGGCGCGGGGCATGCGCAGCCTGATCAACGCTCTCAAGCGCACCCTGGCCGCACTGCTGGCCAGCCTCAAGGGACAGGGCCAGGTGACCAGCGAGACCCAGGCACTGGGGCAGTTGGTGGAACAGATCACCCTGACCCTGATGTGCTCGCTTGATTATCAGCGCGTGCTTGGCCGCGAGGGCGATGTCGGCGTGGTGGTGTACCAGGTGATGATGCTGGTGGCGCCACATCTGCAGGCCCCGGCGCGTATGGCGGCGGAGCAGTTGGCAATGAGGTATCTGGAAGGCTGA
- a CDS encoding phasin family protein — MAKVTVKKKDDAQSTLGEVRGYARKIWLAGIGAYARVGQEGSDYFHELVKAGEGVEKRGKKRIDKELDAANHQIDEAAEEVSRVRGKVEIQLDKIEKAFDARVGRALNRLGIPSKHDVEALSIKLEQLHELLERVAHKP, encoded by the coding sequence ATGGCCAAAGTGACTGTGAAGAAAAAGGACGACGCCCAGAGTACGCTGGGCGAAGTGCGCGGCTACGCGCGCAAGATCTGGCTGGCTGGGATCGGCGCTTATGCGCGGGTCGGCCAGGAAGGCTCCGACTACTTCCATGAGCTGGTCAAGGCCGGCGAAGGTGTCGAGAAGCGTGGCAAGAAGCGCATCGATAAAGAGCTTGATGCTGCCAACCACCAGATCGACGAAGCCGCTGAAGAAGTCAGTCGCGTACGCGGCAAGGTAGAGATCCAACTGGACAAGATCGAAAAAGCTTTCGACGCACGGGTGGGGCGCGCCTTGAATCGCCTCGGCATTCCGTCTAAACATGACGTTGAGGCGTTGTCCATCAAGCTTGAACAGCTGCACGAGCTGCTCGAGCGCGTCGCGCACAAACCATAA
- a CDS encoding polyhydroxyalkanoic acid system family protein — translation MTQISVERKHTLGREAARAKAQALVDKLTREYDLKASWSGDRVDVKRSGANGSVHIGEDTIRVELKLGMMLSMMSGTIKGEIERALDKALA, via the coding sequence ATGACCCAGATCAGCGTCGAACGCAAACACACCCTCGGCCGTGAAGCCGCTCGCGCCAAGGCGCAGGCGCTGGTGGACAAGCTGACCCGCGAATACGACCTCAAGGCAAGCTGGAGCGGTGATCGTGTCGATGTGAAACGCAGTGGCGCCAACGGCAGTGTGCACATCGGTGAGGACACCATCCGTGTCGAGCTCAAGCTGGGCATGATGCTGTCGATGATGAGCGGCACCATCAAGGGCGAGATCGAGCGGGCGTTGGACAAGGCGCTGGCCTGA
- the hisI gene encoding phosphoribosyl-AMP cyclohydrolase: protein MKDWLDEIKWNSDGLVPAIAQDHKTGRVLMMAWMNRESLALTAAEHRAIYWSRSRGKLWRKGEESGHVQKLHEMRLDCDADVIILMVEQLGHIACHTGRESCFYRVFEDGQWKIVDPVLKDPDAIYSAGH, encoded by the coding sequence ATGAAAGACTGGCTGGACGAGATCAAGTGGAACAGCGATGGCCTGGTACCGGCGATCGCCCAGGACCACAAGACCGGGCGCGTGCTGATGATGGCCTGGATGAACCGTGAGTCCCTCGCCCTGACCGCCGCCGAGCATCGCGCCATCTATTGGTCGCGCTCGCGGGGCAAGCTGTGGCGCAAGGGCGAAGAGTCGGGCCATGTGCAGAAGCTGCACGAAATGCGCCTGGACTGCGACGCCGACGTGATCATCCTGATGGTCGAGCAACTGGGCCATATCGCCTGCCATACCGGCCGCGAAAGCTGCTTCTATCGCGTGTTCGAAGACGGCCAGTGGAAAATCGTCGATCCGGTCCTCAAGGATCCGGACGCCATCTATAGCGCAGGGCATTGA
- the ubiE gene encoding bifunctional demethylmenaquinone methyltransferase/2-methoxy-6-polyprenyl-1,4-benzoquinol methylase UbiE, whose translation MTDQRKGDHAEPTTHFGYQDVPESQKAKKVAEVFHSVAAKYDLMNDVLSGGMHRLWKRFTIELSGVRSGNRVLDIAGGTGDLAAKFSRLVGPTGQVVLADINESMLKVGRDRLLDRGVSGNIEFVQADAEKLPFPDNHFDCVTIAFGLRNVTHKDAAIRSMLRVLKPGGRLLILEFSKPTNKLMSKAYDAYSFAFMPLAGKLITNDSESYRYLAESIRMHPDQETLKSMMVEAGFDRVTYHNMTSGIVAVHRGIKP comes from the coding sequence ATGACCGACCAGCGCAAAGGCGACCACGCCGAACCCACCACCCACTTCGGCTACCAGGACGTTCCCGAGAGCCAGAAGGCGAAGAAAGTCGCCGAAGTGTTCCACTCGGTGGCCGCCAAGTACGACCTGATGAACGACGTGCTGTCCGGCGGCATGCACCGCCTGTGGAAGCGCTTCACCATCGAACTGTCCGGTGTGCGCAGCGGCAACCGCGTGCTGGACATCGCCGGTGGCACCGGCGACCTGGCCGCCAAGTTCTCGCGCCTGGTCGGCCCGACCGGGCAGGTGGTGCTGGCCGATATCAACGAATCGATGCTCAAGGTCGGCCGCGACCGCCTGCTCGACCGCGGCGTGTCCGGCAATATCGAATTCGTCCAGGCCGATGCTGAAAAGCTGCCGTTCCCGGACAACCACTTCGACTGCGTGACCATCGCCTTCGGCCTGCGCAACGTGACGCACAAGGATGCGGCCATCCGCTCCATGCTGCGCGTGCTCAAGCCCGGTGGCCGCCTGTTGATCCTGGAGTTCTCCAAGCCGACCAACAAGCTGATGTCCAAGGCCTACGACGCCTACTCGTTCGCCTTCATGCCGCTGGCCGGCAAGCTCATCACCAACGACTCGGAAAGCTACCGCTACCTGGCCGAATCGATCCGCATGCACCCCGACCAGGAAACGCTCAAGAGCATGATGGTCGAGGCCGGCTTCGACCGCGTCACCTACCACAACATGACCAGCGGCATCGTCGCCGTGCACCGGGGGATCAAGCCCTGA